Below is a genomic region from candidate division KSB1 bacterium.
TCAGGTCACGGTCGATGGCCGGCCCATCGCCGTGAATCTCCAGCTCGTAGGCAAGGGCGCGGACCGCTTCCACAAGAGGATGTGGGACTGGAGTGCTCACTTCGCCTCGCCCGCCTGAGGGGTGTGAATTTCGGCCGCCTGGTTCGCGCGCGCCCGCCAAAGCTGACCCACGCGGAAGACAAGGCGGCGCGCCACGTCCAGTTTGCTCGCCAGAGGCCACGCTTCCAGATGGCCCTGTGCGTCAAGCAAGGTGACTCGGTTCGTATCGGTCCCGAATCCTGCCCCTGGCTCGAGCGGGTTGTTCACCACGATCAGATCCAGATTCTTCTTCCGCAGCTTCTCCATCGCGTAGGCGAGCTCGTTCTCCGTTTCCACAGCAAAGCCGACCAGAAACCGAGACCCCTTATTCTGCCCGGCCCAGGCCAAGATATCCGGGGTCTTTTCCAAGGTCAGCTGCAGGTAGGGGCCTTCGCCCTTCTTGATCTTGTGAGGAGAGAGCTGCGTCGGGCGGTAGTCGCTCACGGCTGCGGCCATGAACAGGATGTCCGTACGCGGCCATTCCTCGGCCACGGCTTCTGCCATCTCGGAGGCGGTCCGGACCCTGGTACACCGCACGCCCTCGGGTACCCGTAGGCCTGTGGGTCCGGAGACAAGGGCCACTTCGGCGCCCGCCCAAAGCGAAGCCTCCGCAAGGGCGTACCCCATCTTGCCAGAGGAATGATTGGTGATGAAGCGCACCGGATCGACGGCTTCCTGGGTGGGGCCGGCCGTCACCAGTACGCGACATCCCTTTAGGGCATCGTGGCGCAGCAGCTCGTACTTGATTGCGTCGAGGATCACCTCAAGCGCCGCCAAACGCCCCCAACCTACCTCCCCCTCCGCGAGCTCCCCGTGCTCAGGACCTACCACCCGGTAGCCCCAGCTGCGCAAGCGTTCGAGGTTTTGGGAGAGCGCGGGCTTGGCGTACATCTCATGATTCATGGCCGGGCAGAGGATCACCGGCGATCGTGTGGCTGCCACCAGAGCGCTCAGCGCATCGTTGGCCAGCCCGGAGGCAAGCTTGCCGAGGAAATCGTACGTCGCCGGTGCCACTACCACCAGGTGAGGCCATCGGGCGAGCTCTACGTGAACTGTTGCCCCGCCCGGTCTCTCGCCCTGGAACAGATCCGTAACCACGGGCCGATGGGTCAACGCCTCGAAGGTGAGGGGCGCCACAAAGCGGACTGCCGCCTCCGTCATCACCACCTGCACCGCGGCGCCCAGGCGGATGAGCTGCCGAGCCAGCTCGCAGCTCTTGTAAGCGGCTATTCCGCCGGTGACACCCAGAAGAACCCTCTTCCCTTCCAGAAGGCGATCTTCCACTGTCCCTCCG
It encodes:
- the coaBC gene encoding bifunctional phosphopantothenoylcysteine decarboxylase/phosphopantothenate--cysteine ligase CoaBC codes for the protein MEDRLLEGKRVLLGVTGGIAAYKSCELARQLIRLGAAVQVVMTEAAVRFVAPLTFEALTHRPVVTDLFQGERPGGATVHVELARWPHLVVVAPATYDFLGKLASGLANDALSALVAATRSPVILCPAMNHEMYAKPALSQNLERLRSWGYRVVGPEHGELAEGEVGWGRLAALEVILDAIKYELLRHDALKGCRVLVTAGPTQEAVDPVRFITNHSSGKMGYALAEASLWAGAEVALVSGPTGLRVPEGVRCTRVRTASEMAEAVAEEWPRTDILFMAAAVSDYRPTQLSPHKIKKGEGPYLQLTLEKTPDILAWAGQNKGSRFLVGFAVETENELAYAMEKLRKKNLDLIVVNNPLEPGAGFGTDTNRVTLLDAQGHLEAWPLASKLDVARRLVFRVGQLWRARANQAAEIHTPQAGEAK